A genomic stretch from Gammaproteobacteria bacterium includes:
- a CDS encoding DNA translocase FtsK 4TM domain-containing protein — MTRAKTSTDVQGFFVPRIKGLKESAFWVLTGLALILLWALLSYDPSDPAFTVTGDDSSVSNRMGPAGAWFADVAFLLFGLPAYLFPVLVLLGGVLLFRPRDAALPRASAFYKVVGVLVTIATSSGLATLHFTAPELQETAGGVLGQLVGVGLSNVLGILGATVLLLVVWLGAVSLATGVSWLAIMDGIGRAVFAVLSAINAFFGRIRLFFVGRRAKQQRHEVVAKSRAKPKAKAPRIEPTIERVETSGRVERERQVPLFEPVTSGELPPLSLLDDPPPREGGYSAEALEAMSRLVEIKLADFGIEVEVVAVHPGPVVTRFELKPAPGVKVSQITNLSKDLARSLSTISVRVVEVIPGKPHVGLEIPNEVRELVALGEIIKSEAYDQLKSPLTLALGKDIGGQPVVADLARMPHLLIAGTTGSGKSVAINAMVLSLLYKATPEHVRLIMIDPKMLELSVYEGIPHLLAPVVTDMKQAANALRWCVAEMERRYALMAGLGVRHIAGYNKKVADAAAKGQPLKDPTFKKVLEDDEPPDLEPLPYVVVIIDELADMMMTVGKKVEELIARLAQKARASGMHMIIATQRPSVDVITGLIKANIPCRIAFQVSAKVDSRTILDQIGAEHLLGHGDMLYLPGGTSIPMRVHGAFVSDNEVHAVVRALRAGGEPTYIDEVLDGPGGDASGGFDAEPGGALDGEQDPLYDQAVRIVTETRKASISGIQRRLKIGYNRAARLVETMEEAGIVGELQSNGFREVLAPPPASD; from the coding sequence TTGACAAGAGCAAAGACGAGCACGGACGTGCAGGGGTTCTTCGTGCCTCGGATCAAAGGGTTGAAGGAATCCGCGTTCTGGGTGCTGACCGGCCTCGCCCTGATTCTGCTGTGGGCGCTGCTGAGCTACGACCCGTCGGACCCCGCCTTCACCGTCACCGGCGACGACTCGTCCGTTTCGAACCGGATGGGTCCGGCCGGTGCGTGGTTCGCGGACGTCGCGTTCCTGCTGTTCGGGCTTCCCGCGTACTTGTTCCCCGTGCTCGTGCTGCTCGGGGGCGTGCTGCTGTTCCGGCCCCGCGATGCGGCCTTGCCGCGGGCTTCGGCGTTCTACAAGGTCGTCGGCGTGCTCGTGACGATCGCGACGAGCTCCGGCCTCGCCACGCTGCACTTCACGGCGCCCGAGCTTCAGGAGACGGCCGGGGGCGTCCTCGGTCAGCTGGTCGGCGTCGGCCTGTCGAATGTCCTCGGCATCCTCGGTGCGACGGTGCTGTTGCTCGTGGTGTGGCTCGGGGCCGTGTCGCTCGCGACCGGCGTCTCGTGGCTCGCGATCATGGACGGCATCGGCCGCGCGGTCTTCGCCGTGCTCAGCGCGATCAACGCGTTCTTCGGCCGCATCCGGCTGTTCTTCGTGGGCCGCCGGGCGAAGCAGCAGCGCCACGAGGTCGTGGCGAAGAGCCGCGCGAAGCCGAAGGCGAAGGCGCCGCGGATCGAGCCGACGATCGAGAGGGTCGAGACGAGCGGTCGCGTCGAGCGCGAGCGGCAAGTCCCGCTGTTCGAGCCGGTCACGTCCGGCGAGCTGCCGCCGCTGTCCCTGCTCGACGATCCTCCGCCCCGCGAAGGCGGCTATTCGGCCGAGGCACTCGAGGCGATGTCGCGCCTCGTCGAGATCAAGCTCGCGGACTTTGGGATCGAGGTCGAGGTCGTCGCCGTGCACCCGGGTCCGGTCGTCACCCGCTTCGAGCTGAAGCCCGCGCCCGGCGTCAAGGTGAGCCAGATCACGAACCTGTCGAAGGACCTCGCCCGCTCGCTCTCGACGATCAGCGTGCGCGTCGTCGAGGTCATCCCCGGAAAGCCGCACGTCGGGCTCGAGATTCCGAACGAGGTGCGCGAGCTCGTGGCCCTCGGCGAGATCATCAAGTCCGAGGCGTACGACCAGCTGAAATCGCCGCTGACGCTCGCGCTCGGCAAGGACATCGGCGGCCAGCCGGTCGTCGCCGATCTCGCGCGCATGCCGCATCTGCTGATCGCCGGCACCACGGGGTCCGGCAAGTCCGTCGCGATCAACGCAATGGTGCTGAGCCTTCTCTACAAGGCCACGCCCGAGCACGTGCGGCTGATCATGATCGACCCGAAGATGCTCGAGCTCTCCGTCTACGAAGGCATCCCGCACCTGCTCGCGCCGGTCGTCACCGACATGAAGCAGGCGGCGAATGCGCTGCGGTGGTGCGTCGCGGAGATGGAGCGCCGTTACGCGCTGATGGCCGGGCTCGGCGTGCGGCACATCGCGGGCTACAACAAGAAGGTCGCCGACGCCGCCGCGAAAGGCCAGCCGCTCAAGGACCCGACGTTCAAGAAGGTGCTCGAGGACGACGAGCCCCCGGATCTCGAGCCGCTGCCGTACGTCGTCGTGATCATCGACGAGCTCGCGGACATGATGATGACGGTCGGCAAGAAGGTCGAGGAGCTGATCGCGCGTCTCGCGCAGAAGGCGCGTGCGTCCGGCATGCACATGATCATCGCGACGCAGCGGCCGTCCGTCGACGTGATCACCGGGCTCATCAAAGCGAACATTCCGTGCCGCATTGCGTTTCAGGTGTCGGCGAAAGTCGACTCCCGGACGATCCTCGATCAAATCGGCGCCGAGCATCTGCTCGGCCACGGCGACATGCTGTATCTGCCGGGCGGAACGTCGATTCCGATGCGCGTCCACGGGGCTTTCGTCTCCGATAACGAGGTGCACGCGGTCGTGCGCGCGTTGCGCGCGGGCGGCGAGCCGACCTACATCGACGAGGTTCTCGACGGCCCGGGCGGCGACGCTTCGGGAGGCTTCGATGCCGAGCCCGGGGGAGCATTGGACGGCGAGCAGGATCCCCTTTACGATCAAGCGGTGCGGATCGTGACGGAAACGCGGAAGGCGTCGATCTCGGGCATCCAACGGCGCTTGAAGATCGGGTACAACCGCGCGGCGCGACTCGTCGAGACCATGGAGGAGGCCGGCATCGTTGGAGAGTTGCAGTCGAATGGTTTCAGGGAGGTTCTCGCGCCGCCTCCGGCTTCCGATTGA
- the lolA gene encoding outer membrane lipoprotein chaperone LolA yields the protein MPAAIVSSIVVAAAFAAPASPQQPAEDPDESPGREQSDAAQPAGVLDTFLDEVRSLQADFVQQLHGADGRLMQTSSGSLALSRPGRFRWHYEQPFDQLVVADGKNLWIYDVELEQVTVTPLDDDVASTPAMLLSGDRAVRDGFDVVERFERDGLEWVRLAPNLQGTDFMSVLIGFRDTTPQRLELVDGLNQTTEIELSNVAVNPELDEDLFEFDPPRRVDVIGTPR from the coding sequence TTGCCCGCCGCGATCGTCTCGTCGATCGTCGTCGCCGCCGCCTTCGCGGCTCCCGCGTCGCCTCAACAGCCGGCCGAGGATCCGGACGAGAGCCCGGGGCGCGAGCAGTCCGATGCGGCGCAGCCGGCGGGCGTGCTCGACACGTTTCTCGACGAGGTCCGATCGCTCCAGGCCGATTTCGTGCAGCAGCTTCACGGCGCGGACGGCCGGCTGATGCAGACGTCGTCCGGCTCGCTCGCGCTCAGCCGCCCGGGGCGCTTCCGCTGGCACTACGAGCAGCCGTTCGATCAGCTGGTCGTGGCCGACGGCAAGAACCTTTGGATTTACGACGTCGAGCTCGAGCAGGTCACCGTGACGCCGCTCGACGACGACGTCGCATCGACGCCGGCGATGTTGCTGAGCGGCGACCGTGCGGTGCGCGACGGCTTCGACGTCGTGGAGCGCTTCGAGCGCGACGGGCTCGAGTGGGTGCGTCTCGCGCCGAATCTTCAGGGCACGGATTTCATGTCCGTATTGATCGGCTTTCGCGACACGACACCGCAGCGCCTCGAGCTCGTCGACGGCTTGAACCAGACCACCGAGATCGAGCTGTCGAACGTCGCCGTGAACCCCGAGCTCGACGAGGACCTCTTCGAGTTCGATCCGCCGCGCCGTGTCGACGTCATCGGAACGCCCCGCTAG
- a CDS encoding peptide ABC transporter substrate-binding protein, which yields MKGLAAGRVVLFAALSAALAIAGCDVPAPATDDARVLRRGITAEIGTLDPHFSVLVEQESLLMDLYEGLVRLDARGNVVPAAAESWTIGADGREYTFVLRDDVRWSDGSPVEADDFVWSFRRLVDPATGSPHAGKLVAVRGASEIVAGRLPPDALGVTALDPRTLRIELETPAPYFLAMLTYPALVPLHAESVERFDREFTRPENLVSNGPYVLSRRNQEYVELVRSQTYRNADRIAIERVRYVPFEQEFAQFTAYRVADIDLTDVVPASGLEIVRDQFPGELYVRPTKDTFYYAFNLREGPLADSPALREALSATIRREIITAEVTGIRQPPAYSFVPPMFAGYEPARVGFADLSPEARDEAAKALLERDGGAPPRLRVLYNTNEGIRLITVAVASMWRAALGVETELRNMEFGVFLDTLRDPSAWDVARLSWRADFDDPYAFLEIFRTGSPNNFVGFSDPVYDELLERSHRETSSERRLALLHEAEQRLLDAHAIAPVFFYVDRVLAKPWVDIGDRVTIKPLPTADLRWAD from the coding sequence ATGAAGGGTTTGGCGGCCGGTCGCGTCGTTCTCTTCGCCGCGTTGTCGGCGGCGCTCGCGATCGCGGGCTGCGATGTGCCCGCGCCTGCGACCGACGACGCGCGCGTGCTTCGCCGCGGCATCACGGCGGAGATCGGGACGCTCGATCCGCACTTCTCCGTCCTCGTCGAGCAGGAATCGTTGCTGATGGACCTTTACGAAGGGCTCGTCAGGCTCGATGCCCGGGGCAACGTCGTGCCGGCCGCGGCGGAGAGCTGGACGATCGGCGCCGACGGCCGGGAATACACGTTCGTGCTGCGCGACGACGTGCGCTGGTCGGACGGCTCCCCGGTCGAGGCGGACGACTTCGTCTGGTCGTTCCGACGGCTCGTGGATCCGGCGACCGGCTCCCCGCATGCCGGCAAGCTCGTCGCGGTACGGGGCGCGAGCGAGATCGTCGCCGGCCGTCTCCCGCCGGACGCGCTCGGCGTCACCGCGCTCGACCCGCGCACGCTGCGCATCGAGCTCGAGACGCCGGCCCCGTATTTCCTCGCGATGCTGACCTATCCGGCGCTCGTGCCGCTGCACGCCGAGAGCGTCGAGCGCTTCGATCGCGAGTTCACGCGCCCGGAGAACCTGGTCTCGAACGGCCCTTACGTGCTGTCGCGGCGCAATCAGGAATACGTCGAGCTCGTGCGCAGCCAAACGTATCGAAACGCAGACCGCATTGCGATCGAGCGCGTGCGCTACGTGCCGTTCGAGCAGGAGTTCGCGCAGTTCACGGCGTACCGGGTCGCCGACATCGATTTGACGGACGTCGTGCCGGCCTCGGGCCTCGAGATCGTGCGCGACCAGTTCCCCGGCGAGCTGTATGTGCGCCCGACGAAGGACACGTTCTATTACGCCTTCAACCTACGCGAAGGGCCGCTCGCCGATTCGCCCGCGCTTCGCGAAGCGCTGTCCGCGACGATTCGGCGCGAGATCATCACCGCCGAGGTGACCGGGATCAGGCAGCCTCCCGCGTACTCCTTCGTGCCGCCGATGTTCGCCGGCTACGAGCCCGCGCGCGTCGGATTCGCCGACCTGAGCCCGGAGGCGCGCGACGAGGCCGCGAAAGCCCTGCTCGAGCGCGACGGCGGCGCTCCGCCGCGGCTGCGCGTCCTCTACAACACGAACGAAGGCATCAGGCTGATCACGGTTGCGGTCGCGTCGATGTGGCGGGCGGCGCTCGGCGTGGAGACCGAGCTTCGGAACATGGAGTTCGGCGTGTTCCTCGATACGCTGCGCGACCCGTCGGCCTGGGACGTCGCCCGGCTTTCGTGGCGCGCCGACTTCGACGACCCGTATGCCTTCCTCGAAATCTTTCGCACGGGCTCGCCGAACAACTTCGTCGGCTTCTCCGACCCCGTCTACGACGAGCTTCTCGAGCGCTCGCACCGCGAGACGTCCTCCGAACGCCGGCTCGCGCTGCTGCACGAAGCGGAGCAGCGGCTCCTCGACGCGCACGCGATCGCTCCGGTCTTCTTCTACGTCGATCGCGTGCTCGCGAAGCCGTGGGTCGATATCGGCGACCGCGTGACGATCAAGCCCTTGCCGACGGCCGATCTTCGCTGGGCGGATTGA
- the serS gene encoding serine--tRNA ligase, whose amino-acid sequence MLDPKLLRTDLDDVARALARRGFVLDRERYQALEADRKRLQVEVETLRRDRNERSKEIGRAKAAGADIEPLKAEVGELGAALERAEQALAAVGAELDGFLAGLPNLPHDSVPDGADETSNVEVRRWGEPPQFDFEPKDHVAVGERLGLVDFDAAAKISGSRFVVLRGEVARLHRALAQLMLDVHAREHGYTEVYVPYLVRDDALYGTGQLPKFAEDLFAVDGGYRLIPTAEVPLTNLVRETIVEAEDLPMRLMAHTPCFRSEAGAHGQDTRGMIRQHQFDKVELVHITRPDDSYDALERLTSHAEAILRKLGLAYRVVALCAGDLGFASAKTYDLEVWLPGQGRYREISSCSNCEAFQARRMQARWRNPDTGRPEPLHTLNGSGVAVGRALVAVLENYQQADGTVRVPDALRPYMGGRTVVGPAA is encoded by the coding sequence ATGCTCGATCCCAAGCTCCTTCGCACCGATCTCGACGACGTGGCCCGCGCGCTCGCGCGGCGCGGCTTCGTGCTGGACCGGGAGCGCTACCAGGCGCTCGAGGCCGATCGCAAGCGCCTCCAAGTGGAGGTCGAGACGCTGCGCCGCGATCGCAACGAGCGGTCGAAGGAGATCGGCCGGGCGAAGGCGGCCGGCGCCGACATCGAGCCGCTGAAGGCGGAGGTCGGCGAGCTCGGTGCGGCGCTCGAGCGCGCCGAGCAGGCCCTCGCGGCGGTCGGCGCGGAGCTCGACGGTTTCCTCGCGGGCTTGCCGAACTTGCCCCACGACAGCGTGCCGGACGGTGCCGACGAGACGTCGAACGTCGAGGTGCGCCGCTGGGGCGAGCCGCCGCAGTTCGACTTCGAGCCGAAGGACCACGTCGCCGTCGGCGAACGTTTGGGCCTCGTCGATTTCGACGCGGCCGCGAAGATCTCCGGCAGCCGTTTCGTGGTGCTGCGCGGCGAGGTCGCCCGCCTGCACCGTGCGCTCGCACAGCTGATGCTCGACGTGCACGCGCGCGAGCACGGCTACACCGAGGTCTACGTCCCTTATCTCGTCAGGGACGACGCGCTGTACGGCACGGGCCAGCTGCCGAAGTTCGCGGAGGATCTCTTCGCCGTCGATGGCGGCTACCGTTTGATTCCGACTGCGGAAGTGCCGCTCACGAACCTCGTCCGCGAGACGATCGTCGAGGCGGAGGATCTGCCGATGCGCCTGATGGCGCATACGCCGTGCTTTCGGTCCGAGGCCGGCGCGCACGGGCAGGACACGCGCGGCATGATCCGGCAGCATCAGTTCGACAAGGTGGAGCTCGTTCACATCACGCGCCCCGACGACTCCTACGATGCGCTCGAGCGGCTCACCTCGCACGCGGAGGCGATACTGCGCAAGCTCGGCCTCGCGTACCGCGTCGTCGCGCTCTGCGCCGGCGACCTCGGCTTCGCGTCCGCGAAGACCTATGATCTCGAGGTGTGGCTGCCCGGCCAGGGCCGCTACCGTGAAATTTCGTCGTGCAGCAACTGCGAGGCCTTCCAGGCGCGGCGGATGCAGGCACGGTGGCGCAATCCCGATACCGGGCGGCCGGAGCCGCTGCACACGTTGAACGGCTCCGGCGTCGCCGTCGGCCGGGCTCTCGTCGCGGTGCTCGAGAACTATCAACAAGCGGACGGCACCGTCCGCGTGCCGGACGCGCTGCGCCCCTACATGGGCGGCCGGACCGTCGTCGGCCCAGCGGCGTAG
- a CDS encoding VanZ family protein produces MLPLRYRWVWMLLGWLLVAGVCAGSLLPGAAVPDLGFSDKLQHGTSYFLLMVWFAGLYPRARHVWIALVLFALGAGLDLLQLSVASRSFDPRDIAANAAGILIAFALSFWLLEGWCQRMERWFAWSRP; encoded by the coding sequence ATGTTGCCGCTGCGTTACCGCTGGGTGTGGATGCTCTTGGGCTGGCTGCTCGTCGCCGGCGTGTGCGCGGGGAGCCTGCTGCCGGGCGCCGCCGTGCCCGACTTGGGCTTCAGCGACAAGCTGCAGCACGGCACGTCTTACTTCCTGCTGATGGTCTGGTTCGCCGGCCTCTACCCGCGCGCGCGCCATGTGTGGATCGCGCTGGTGCTTTTCGCGCTCGGCGCCGGCCTCGACCTGCTGCAATTGAGCGTCGCGAGCCGCAGCTTCGATCCGCGCGACATCGCCGCCAATGCGGCCGGCATCCTCATCGCGTTCGCGTTGTCGTTCTGGCTGCTGGAAGGCTGGTGCCAGCGCATGGAGCGGTGGTTCGCGTGGTCGCGCCCCTGA